In Brassica napus cultivar Da-Ae chromosome C2, Da-Ae, whole genome shotgun sequence, the sequence atacgccaattgACGAATTGCTGCGGTACATTTTTGCAGCGGAGTTAGACTCGACCGTCCGGTTGCATCTACTCTGGGTTGAAAATACTCAACTTCTGTAGACAGACGATGCACAATACGGAAGAATAATGccttgttcattcgaaaccgtCGCCGGAATATATTGTGCGGGTATGTTGGAGTCTCgctaaaataatcattccagAGCTTCTGATGGCCTTCCTCCCGGTGTCTCTCGATAAAAACTCGTGTTTTTCGCTCTTTTGGTTGTGGATTGAAATCAATATATTCTTCATATAAATCTTCATATATGTCATCTAATTCATCACCATTATCTTTGTGGTAATGATAatgtgaagaagaagccatagaaaattttaacaaaagataaaaaaaagtgtttagaaatatagagAAGATGAGAGAAGAAGTCTCAATACTTATATGATAAAGAAGAAGTCGCTACGAATCCTCCCGTGAATGAATATTGATATTAACTCTTTAGTACATCTTGTGACTTATTGGTAGAAAGCAAAATAAACATGTGACTTATCAACTCACTTATTGGTACAAAGAATCTCAACTTGTGACTTATGGTTATAAATGAAATAAACATGTGTTAGCCATTCTATTTGGTCACGAGCACAAATAAACTATCTTATGAGTTGGTTTACAAATGAGTTATGTTACAAATAAGAAACTCGATCATGTTAGTTATTGGCAGCCATTCTATTTGACCACAAATAAACAAACTTATGCGTTATATTAAAGAGTACAAAACCATATCCGTTACATCCGGTAAAAACCCAAACCATGCCGGTTAGAGAAGTTAAAATTATCCAAACATAACCACCAAGCCTATtacaacaacaagaacaacTATGCCTATTACAAAGCCCTCAAACCCCTTCATCATACATGATTTATCCTTAGCCATATCACCAACCATCTTCTCTAGGTTTCGTAGCTTCTCCTCAGTGTCATAGTCAGTTAAAAGGGTTAGGCTTTCTACTTTTTCAGCCAGCTGAAACACATGTACATCTCTTGCTCTCATCTCATCCATCACCGCGTCATCCCACCATTTGAAAATATGGCAATCGCCGTCGTCCTTGTTCGCACAAGTGTAATATCTTCTCCCTGTTTAACATACGCAAAAACTCGCTAAGCACATACATAAACTAGCACAAACCTTCTTCACAGGCTAAGTAATTAAGCAACTACCATAGCACATACCTTGATCATTCCTAGTGTTAGACGTTGCAAGCACTGGGTGAGCACCATAATAGCAGACCTGCGGGAAACCAAACTCTACCTCCGGttgcggggggggggggggggtagtGAACCTGTGAACAACGTTCCAAGCTTAACTCAGCTTGGTCGCGTCGTATGAGATCCTCCGTCTCGCTGTAGTCGCTGTCGTCATTGTTTCCAAATAAAGGCTCGTCTTCTGATGGCTGCGAGTAGCTGTAACGTCCCATTTTTTACTTAACCTGCAGACATTGTCGAGCCATACTAGTTAGAAACATAGAACATGAAACACAAACATTGAAAGAAAATCAGAAAcagataaatatacaaataaacaataacacaaacattgaaaaaaaatcattcatttaACGAAACCGGAAATACATAGACCAAACACAAAGATAGAGCAAACACAAACATAGAGCAATCCTAAAAATTAAAGTGACGACATACAAGAACATGAAACAAGAACATCTAAATTTTTTCAGAATAACTCGGCTAGGAGCTTATTCTTCGCAGATTCTTCCCTCTCAGTCAATGGAACAGGCTTGGTGAGGAGAGTGTCTAGTATTGCTAGCCTCGACAGTCTCTCCTTCCTCACCAAATCGTCCTTCTTCATTTCCTAAACTGTTGCAATCTCAGCGACAGACTTCCCTTTACCCGTATTTCTTTTAGCCTTAGCAGCCTTGACACCTTCGGGCCTGCTCTCAACATCAACGAAGCCTTCGTTGGTAGAAGTTTGGGAATCTGTCTGCACATTCTTCCTCTTTGAAATGCCACCAGCTTTGGGTGTGTTAAGGCTGAGCCACTTCTGTTCAAACCTCAACACACACCAAGCATGTTCAAGTGTGAACTTGTGCTCTTGATCAGAGAAGAAAATTTCATGCGCCTTCTACAGAACGTCTGTGTCAGACTCACCACTGCTAATTTGGCGCTGAGCTGCCGAATATGCGCCACAGAACTTGTTaacatcatcattgattctgtgCCACCTCTTCTTGCAACAACCGTGCTCTCTCACACCATCCTCTCTTCCATTTACACTCTCTGCATAATACTTACCAACCCGTATCCAGAAGGCCCCCGACCTCTGCTCATTTGCAACAATCGAATCCTTCGAAGTGTTGAGCCACCCACTGATCAGCACCTCGTCATCTGCAGGGGTCCACTTGCGTCTTACAGGGCGGGCAGCTTGTGTGTCTACTGGTGCGTCTTCAGATTGCTGAGAACTGAAAGCCGGAAATGTATCGGATTCTGCAAAGTTGACACTAGAATGAAAACTTCCATAAGGGAAGTTTTCATGATAAACGCTTCCTTGTTGACTGTGAAGCAGTCCTACGTAGCTAGCGGACTTACTAGGAACATTGCTTGGATCCatagaagagagaaagataagagatagaATGGAGAAAGAGTTATGAGATAGAAGAGATAAGAGAATAGATTTTATAGGCTGAAGTGAAGTCTAGAAGAAACTCATAATGGTGAACTCCCACCAAGAAATGTCAAATCCTAACTTATTACACCAAAAAAAGCTATCAACTTTCGTAACAACATCATTAATGTAATCGGATTTTGTTAAAAACATAATGTATACAATGTAACTAAGCAGAAAGCAAGTCACTGTCTTTAATATACAACTACCACAGAccaattgttaaaaaaaacaagagacaaCTTGAAAGATGAAGTATAGAACCtacttttattattatatggaCTATTAAGTAAACGATTTCACAAATATGATCTATGAACTATGGCTAGCCGGAGACGCAAAACCAGTTATAGGATGCAAAGCATCGAAACTAAACTATCAAACAGTTTTTTCATGTTGCTAAAATCAGTTACTGGTTTGTTATACATTTGTtaacaatcaaacaagcaacAACCAAACTCGACGGTTCAATCTAAacgaaacaatcaaacaagctaCAATGAAAACAATGGTTCAATCTATactaaacaatcaaacaagctaCAAGGACTACAATGGTTCAATCTATATGAAACAATCAAACATGCTACAACGACTACAATGGTTCAATCTATATGAAACAATCAATCAAGCTACAACGAAAACAATCACACAATCCCACCATTTAAATCTTTACAAATCTATACGAAACTATGTAACATTTGCGAACCCTAGAATCTGTACAATTGTTCTCGAACAACATAGAATCTATACCACAGACTATTCGCATGCAAAATACAAAACCCTAAACTTTTCAATTTCAGATGGGAGTTGAAGAAAATACCTTGGTAGCGGCTGTGGATTGAGCTCGGGTCGAGATTCAGAGGATTTGGGGAAGATGAGACCGTTCGTACAAGACCGGAAGCGAACGGAAGTCGATGGAGCTCGGAATCTCGATCTGGGGATCAAACGCCAACGGAAGAAGCGACCTCTCGTTTTGGTGAGTTGGGCTTTCGATTGAGGAGACACGCAGACTGAACCTCCGGTGAAAGAGAGATCGATCTTCCGATCTGAGGAGATCAACTTTTCGCCTTCGTGATTTCGTATTTCAATTTCTCTTTCAGAATGAGATTGACGCGAAGACACCGATAATTTCGACGATTTGCTCTCCCAATCTCGAGCTGACACGTTGCCTCACGGGACGAGCCCGAAATCCCTTATTTTAGGCCCGTTCCActcaatttcttttctttttgatttattttcgaCCCATACTTCTTAAGGGACGGGCCTTAAGGGACCGCGATGTTGATGCCCTTAGTTACAAGctctttgttttttactttttgagTACGAAGTCTACGTCCGTCACAAAATCCAAGAGCCTTTTCACCTTGTTCGTTTTAGCCGGTTGTCACGCCTAAACTAGAGAATAAATAATTGGATACAATCATCTTTTTTACTTACTGttaatctatttatatattttgtggaACACAGCTAACAAGGTAAAAGCTTTCAATCTTTCCCACTGTCATCTCTCTGctcttcgattttttttttgtttcactgcTTCGGTCTTCTTGTCTGTTAGCTAGAGATATACCTCCCTCCCTGCAAAGAACCAAAGCAGGGAGCTTTCTAGTCAATGCCGCTTGAGAGTTGAGGTCTGACTGACTTCTTCCTTCAATCTCTCTCTGAATTCCCACCACCCATCAGGTTTGGTTCTCTCTATCACTTCAGAATCCTAGTTTCTTTCTAATTGTAACTTCTCTCCACAGTTTTCCTTTGGTCTGCTTAGTCGTCTTTTATCAGACAATGTGAAGCATTTTGTACTTTGTGATAAGTTTCTATTGTCGGTAGCTCTTTCTAGATTGAGCTGCTAGATTGTAGTTTTCTTTCCAGCTAGCTAGAGTTTTTGGTCTCAGAACTGAAATTTTGGCAGCTGGCAATTTTTAGGACTCAGGCACAATGCTTGTATCAATCTGATTTTTCTTTAGTGTCTGTtcaatttctttgttttttttttcttgtttatttccAGTTTAAACTCTAAAATCTGACAATGGTTGCTTCTTTCGTTATAAGCTTTGAGTTTCTCCTGGTTTTGAATACTTTGATTCAGCTCTAGACATCATTCTTctctcattttttgtttaatcagCAGCAAACAGTTATGTTTCTTTTAGTGTGTTGAGTTTTGGATTCTTCTGTTAACTCATCTTTTTCTTGTTTCAGGTAGGAAGATGGGAACTAGTTTAAACGACACATTATGTCATAAGTACAGTGGTTTAGAGCTCTGGGAGATCATAGCTATCGTTCTCTCCGCCATTTTCATCATAGTTTTAGCTATATCTCTATATCTCACTTTCAGAAGAAAAACATCTAAACCTTCTTCTAACCAAACCCCTATTAGCCACCAAACTCCTCCTAACGTCTCTGAAGAGATAAAAGAGATCAGAGTCGACGAGGTTTCCTCAAGCAACGGATACCCCTCCATCAGCGAGAAGTTTTCTCATAAAGAACCTGAAAAATGGACACTACTAGTAGCAGCAGATTCAGAGAACGGTGGTAACAGTAGCCGCCCAAGCTCCTTTAACCACCACTCGGAGAAGAAAGATGGCTCGAGCGTATCTTCCGCTAATCCTTTAACAGCTCCATCTCCTTTGTCCGGTCTTCCAGATTTTTCTCACCTCGGATGgtgatatcttgtgaatttacatgtttttaacttcttattcttgcatggtttggtcatcTAGAGTatcatttaggcacatttaggttgcatatcattgcatttgtacatatcaggtgttggagagcaccatggatgagttagaagaccattggagggattttgagtccaaagagtgaaagatgaacacagatgaaggccttaaagatctcttctgaagctcaaaatttgtggagacactggaaattgagttagctttacaatggaggtggtttcaagtcgtttggagctgtattgagggatttatgatcaaaatactacaCACATATCAATATGACATTCCTAGCGGCCAGGCGTAGCGGCAAAAGATGGTCGCTACAGAAGATAGAGCTGAGGCGCCTAAGTACCGTAGCGGGAGTGTGTAGCAGGTTAGAGAGACCGCTATAGTTGAAGCGCTTTCTGTAGCGGTCTTCCGTAGCGGCATAATGAGGTCGCTATGAGTTCAAGAATGCGGAAAAAATCGTCTAAGTGTCCTAGCGGCCACCCGTAGCGGGCATGTCAGGTCGCTACAGGCGTAGTGACCTCTGGTAGCGACCTTTTATGGTCACTACGGAGAAAAATATCTGTTTTTATGGGTCAACCCCAGCTCgagttttagatatatataactaCTTTTCAGACAATAATGGGGGATCTATCTACTTTTTtatgaagaacacaagaactcttgagagagaaagcttgaatctttagtttcttttcttcttattctcttgaatttgcttgtttaatccttgtttatctttattctctgttgtatctacttgaatatgcttcaatctattatgagattaagtgttttcatggagatgagtgagtagtttccttaagaattcatgggttagggagattagagtaacttagtgaagatctatggtgttattgtattagatccttgtatgaacttgcttgttgagtatttttaatgcttgtttagtcttgatcactctaaacctgatttctaaacacttctcatcagacatgattagatgaagtgtttgaatcaactcaactaagctctagtgagattagccaaggacacttgatgttaaaattgctagatagttattaaacttgaacttaaagattgcttgattgaattaagccaaagacatttgatgtttaatgatttctaagcaaatggacatttacctagacataggacttgtctaaaattgtgtttagacttaagagattactttgattgaaagcttgtcacctagattggatcttagttacttgaagtcaattcccttagcccatggattcacttgtttatatttctaggatattagtttgttacaaatcatctatcttcttgtttgcttagattaggaaggtttgtgtattcttggtgttataagtctctagttctctgtggattcgatcctaaaatgctacaatgacataccattcgattgtggtattgttggcacattaggttaattggtgtgtgcttaaacgcgtaatcaGATGGGGACACTGGTTCACTCTCAGAGATCTTCAGACGGCTACAAATCACTTCTCGAGAGATGGTATCATCGGTGTAAAAGAATGAATATTCCAATATTCTTATTCTGTTGTACTTAGTCAATGTAGTTACACAAATATAGGAGATCAATATCTCGTGTAACAACTTCCTGTATATATCCTCTTGTACGTAAGCTTAATGAGATAGAGGAAGACATTCaaactttcatggtatcagagcgggttttCTTTTGAACCTTCTCTACGCCATCTtccctatttttttttcctttcttttcttcgtCACTTCCGTTTGTCTCTTCTACAATACGCCTCCATGGCAACAATTGAGAGAGCATTTGGTGTGACCAACATCAAACACCATATTCCCTTGGTTTTGGATCTTGATGTGTTCAATTACGATGCGTGGAGAGGATGATCAGAACTCTAAACAATGCGATTCGATCTTTGTTGTTTCAAGCTCAGCTCGCCCCATCCTATTGGGTAGAAGTTCTCCATGTTGCGGCTCATGTTACCAACATTGTGCCCTCCTCTGCTATCAGTCATAAGACACCACACGCTCTCCTGTTTGGTCAAAACCCAACATACGACCACCTAAGAGTGTTTGGATGCCTCTGTTTTCCCAATGTCAACTACTCAAATCTTCATAAACTCTCTCATCACTCTACTCCTTGTCTCTTTATTGGCTATCCATCAAACCACAAGGGTTATCGATGTCTCGGCCTCAAAACAAACATAATCATTATTTCTGGTCATGTGGTCTTTGATAAAAACACATTTCCAACCGCTCAAAAAGCCTCATCAAACACTTCCTCCTATCAGTTTCTTGACATCAGCGACAGCCCATCTCCCTTGTTTACTTCCATATTACAAGGTCAACCTCAAAGCCTTCCTGTCCTAAACACTGCTCCTTCAGCCTCACCACATCTCGCAGCTCCATCTCAATCTTCTCAAGTTGAGCCTCCACCTGCGAGAATGACAACGCGGGGACAGTTGGGCATAGTCAAACCGCGCAAAATATTCACACTCATAGCTTCCTCTGTTTCTCGAATTCCAACTACTTACCAAAAAGCTTTGATTGATCCTAACTGGAAACCATCAATGGTTGAGGAGTTTGATGCTCAAATTAAGAATAAGACTTGGGGGTTGGTTCCTAGGCCTTATGGTGCAAATATAATTAACTCAGTGTGGCTATACAAGCACAAGTTTGATGTAGATGGAGTTCTAAAGCGACACAAATCGAGACTTGTGGCTAATGGGAAAACACAATAAGAGGGCATAGACTTTGATGAGACCTTCAGCCCAGTAGTGAAGCCTGCTACCATTCGGTTGGTACTGAATATTGCTCTCAGCCGTGGTTGGGATCTCAGACAACTAGACGTCAAGAACGCTTTCCTACACAGGACCATATCTGAGACAATTTACATGCATCAGCCTCTAGAGTTTGTAGACAAAACCAAGCCTCACCATGCCTGTAAGCTAAACAAGGCCCTCTACGGTCTAAAACAAGCGCCCCGGGCGTGGAATGCATGTTTCAGTCAGTACGTCAAGCAGCTAGGCTTTGTCACAAGCAAATCGGATGCATCACTTTTAGTTTTCAAACAGAACAATGACATTGCTTACCTCTTGCTTTACGTCGATGATATAATTTTGACAGGTTCCAGCAAGTCTCTCTTGGAAAAGATTACTTCAAGTCTCAAGAAAGAGTTCCCAATGTCAGACTTGGGAAGATTGAAGTTCTTTCTTGGCATCAAGGTGGACTACAACAAAGCGGGTCTCTTCCTCTCTCAGTCACATTATGCCACTGAAATCATTGCTCGCGCGGGAATGACTGAGTGCAAACCAATCTCAACTCCTGCGGATGTCAACACCAACTATCTGCAGACACTGGAGATCGCATTGACAATCCCAAACAATACCGGAGTCTAGCAAGGGCTCTTCAGTACCTCACCTTCACTAGGCCAGATATCACATACGCTGTCCAACAAGTGTGCTTGTTCATGCATGATCCACACCAACAACACTTGACTGCACTAAACGGATCGTTCACTACATACAGGGAACTAAAGGTCATGGTCTCCAGCTATATAGGTCTTCTACTGATGCCTTAACATCTTATTcagatgctgattgggcaggctGTCCAGACACCCGCCAATTTACATCAGGCTATTGCGTGTATCTAGGGGAGAACCTGATCTCATGGTCCTCAAAAAGACAACAAACAATCTCCAGGTCTAGTGCAAAAGCAGAGTATCGAGGAGTAGCCAACACTGTAGCTGAGACGTGTTTTCTACGGAACCAACTTCTTGAGCTCCACCTACCGATCACAAAAACAACACTCATCTTTTGTGATAATGTGAGCTCCGTTTACTTGGCATCCAATCCTGTTAAGCATCAACGTACGAAGCATGTGGAACTTGATCTCCATTTTGTCCGTGAAAAAGTCGCACTTGGTCAGGTGAAAGTGCTACACGTACCATCATCGTATCAGTACGCAGACATATTCACAAAAGGATTGTCTTCCTCACTCTTCAACGCCTTTCGAACCAGTTTAACCGTTCGTTCCGCTGCCGATCAAACTGAAGGAGGGTAAAAGAATGAATATTTCAATATTCTTATTCTGTTGTACTTAGTCAATGTAGTTACGCAAATATAGGAGATCAATATCTCGTGTAACAACTTCCTGTATATATCCTCTTGTACGTAAGCTTAATGAGATAGAGGAAGACATTCAAACTTTCATGGTGATGGTGGATATGGAGTTGTTTACCGTGGTAGCCTTGTTAATGGTACTCCTTTAGCGGTTAAAAAGCTGCTCAACAATCTGtaagttattatattttcatttcttgaatcttttttttttttgtaatggtGGTGTTTTGGTGTTTGAAGAGGGCAAGCTGATAAAGACTTTAGAGTAGAGGTTGAAGCTATAGGTCACGTTCGACACAAGAACTTGGTCCGTCTTCTTGTTTATTGCATGGAGGGAACGGAGAGGATGCTGGTTTATGAGTATGTTGGCAATGGGAACTTGGAGCAGTGGCTGCGTGGAGATAATCAGAATCATGAGTATCTAACTTGGGAGGCACGGTTGAAGATTCTTATAGGAACAGCCAAAGCGTAGGTCTTGTGTGACagctttatatattttgtttgttaatcGTACTCATATGACGCTAACGATGCAGGCTTGCGTACCTACACGAGGCGATTGAGCCAAAAGTGGTGCATAGAGACATAAAGTCTAGCAACATTCTTATTGATGACAAGTTTAATTCTAAAATTTATGACTTTGGACTTGCTACGCTGCTTGGTGGTGATAAAAGTTTTATAACTACTAGAGTTATGGGTACCTTTGGGTGAGTTGTGGCCTCtctctatatatctatatttgaaaatttgaagactcaaatgttttttttgttaacagtTATGTAGCTCCAGAGTATGCGAACTATGGGGTTGTACTTTTGGAAGCTATAACTGGTAGATATCCTGTAGACTACGCTCGCCCACCACCTGAGGTAAAGTCCCTTGAAAAAGAAACCTTCAAACACACGTAACTCTGCTCcctaactttctttttttttgtcattttgtaGGTACATTTGGTGGAATGGCTGAAGATGATGGTTCAACAAAGACGATCAGAAGAAAGTGATTGATCCCAACCTCAACGCAAAACCATCTACaagtgtcttaaaaagaacACTCTTGACTGCTTTGAGATGTGTTGATCCGTTGTACGAGAAACGACCGAGGATGAGCCAAGTTGCACGTATGCTGGAATCCGAAGAATATCCAATTCCTAAAGAGGTAACAACTTTGAAAACttcctcttattttttttattatcctgAAGGATCATCCTTTGTGGAGTTTGGTTGCTGAAAACTCTACCAATTTTGAGAATTTTCAGGATAGAAGAAGACGAAGGAGTGAGAACAGGACAGAAAGAGACTCAGATCCTCCTAGGAACAGTATAGACACTGACAAGACTCAAGGGTGAGTACCATGACCAAAAGCCTGAAGCTGGATAGCATTGGAGATAACCGAGGTAAATTGTAGTAATGTTTTCAGAGCTTTATGTGAAGCAACTAATGTTTCTTCTCTAGATCTTTCTATGTTCTGTGATGTTTTCTTTTCTCCCGAGTGTGTTCTGTGCAGGCGTggacgttcgggtacccgttggcgttcggatcgggtttttcgggttttcgggtttacaCTCATAGGTcacatactaaaattttattaatacgggtcgggttcggataataacacttcgggttcggttcaaaattgtattgcgtcttaaaacccataaagtaatcatatttcgtgcggattcgggttatatcggttcggttcggatataaccgaagtaaaatacaaaaaatttgaaacaaaaacataaagaaaaacatctaaattaaataaaaattaatctatcacacataaattgataaaataacaataaaatgttaaatcaagcatgaaaacaaacattatttgtaaacaatatgtattgtCTTATAGAGATTAGACTTTTTATATCaatgagcaaattataaaatacttatttataactaattgtgtacttaaattatttattaaaattttaatatttattattaaatatcatactaccacaaatattgaatttaataattgaaatacttatatatatttcaaaatatttatattaactattaatttcggattttttgggttacccgttcggattcggttaataacacttcgggttcagatattttttgtaccatCCTATAtgacccgttcgggttcggttacaTTTCAGATCGGATAacgggtcgggtttttcggttcgggtttggttcggattttgGGTTCCAGATTTTATGCCCATGCCTAGTTCTGTGTGTTCATTGTCTGGTTTTAGATCATCACATCAATACATCATTTGCTTGTATAGTGTTTGTTTGTTGTATGTATAGTTTGCTTCTCTACGTTTTGCAATGTAGGTTGTTTTTGAACTAATAAAACGGTAGGCTATGATAAATCTTTGATGAAAACAACGTGTAGTTTTCTGTTTgcttttggaaaattttaatctCAAGAATTATGACATGCgtattttggtttttaggtAATTTGGTTCGACTAAAAGTTCACCAATTTGAActgtaaaaaaattcaattcgGTTCTCAGGTAGTtcggttcttaaaaaaattactgaTATTAACCGAAATTTTTGGTTTCGATtgtatttcaatttaaaattttagaaaaaaattggttaattttggttagttcggttaatttggtttaaaattttagtaatttcgATTAGTTCAGTTTACTATTTCGGGTAGTTTCGATTAGTTCAGCTCGATTAGTCTGGTTCAAAATTtggttaagattttttttaaaaaaaattaaactaaccgATTATTGAATCGAATTAAcaaaaattttggttcggttctgttcggttggttcggttcggttaaaaATCCCActtatgatgttttttttttccagctatgatgtttcaactttcaattatcttattttcatcaaatcttatatattaaaacagaagtcacaaccttaattcatgtttgattttttaaaaaatagacctaattgacctatttttagaaaatcatgttacatttaatctctaatcttatcatttaaattttgggcctaccagaaatttttattcgactatcaataattagatttaaacaatagatgatccattggatttatagatagtataaattaaatagatataatttaatgttgtaatactataccttcatatgttaataatttaaatatttgtctatgttaacttttaaaattataaagatttttttttaaataacaaaaatcatattatcaaacaatgattaatctttattaccttaaaccaatgaaaacaaattttaaactatatagtttattttaaaaattaaacaaaaactaaatgtttaattatttactcgataatataaatctatgaagcgaaaattttaattttttaaaaactttctaaatttgtgaaatgttacaatatttttgaatatgacaataaaacaatattttactaatctttatatatatagttacgattttaataatgaaataataatccgaaaatatatatatagaagaatatacaaatacatgtgaaagtttaaaacaatctattcaatgaaaaaaatataccgtaaacttattatgttttaaaaattgatagacacatata encodes:
- the LOC106369634 gene encoding glutathione S-transferase T3-like; the protein is MDPSNVPSKSASYVGLLHSQQGSVYHENFPYGSFHSSVNFAESDTFPAFSSQQSEDAPVDTQAARPVRRKWTPADDEVLISGWLNTSKDSIVANEQRSGAFWIRVGKYYAESVNGREDGVREHGCCKKRWHRINDDVNKFCGAYSAAQRQISSGESDTDKWLSLNTPKAGGISKRKNVQTDSQTSTNEGFVDVESRPEGVKAAKAKRNTGKGKSVAEIATV